From the genome of Streptomyces sp. NBC_01341, one region includes:
- a CDS encoding FAD-dependent oxidoreductase, which translates to MQRIHVVGGGLAGLTAAITAAESGAPVTLHEAHDTLGGRARTAQGPYLTNEGPHALYHRGPHRTWLEQRGLLGPQASVPPLEGTRFFFRRSGVLRRTPPLAMLRLARRSARRAPVGTDFLAWAAGQVGEDGARAAAHYMGVALFHHDPGSLSAAFVQERLRRAAALPPEARYPVGGWGQLVGRMASRAWDLGVGIETGARVGPGDLAGLRSGGPVIVATHLESARSLLDDPSLTWTGGRTALLDLAVRTRRGDPFVVSDLDAPGWIERFTAQDHTLAPAGEQLVQAQIPLAPGAPRGEAVRRAEDMLDLGFPGWRERTTWRREALASGRTGAVDPPGTTWRDRPAVDRGNGFLLAGDMVAAPGLLSEVSFNSGIAAAVLAVRQLGRDGRATTGRDLNST; encoded by the coding sequence ATGCAGCGCATCCATGTCGTCGGCGGCGGGCTCGCCGGACTCACCGCCGCCATCACCGCCGCCGAATCCGGGGCCCCCGTCACCCTCCACGAGGCGCACGACACCCTCGGCGGACGGGCGAGGACCGCTCAAGGCCCCTACCTCACCAACGAGGGACCCCACGCGCTCTACCACCGCGGCCCGCACCGGACCTGGCTCGAACAGCGTGGTCTCCTCGGCCCGCAGGCCTCCGTGCCACCGCTCGAAGGCACCCGCTTCTTCTTCCGCCGGAGCGGCGTACTGCGCAGGACCCCGCCCCTCGCCATGCTCCGCCTCGCCCGCCGCAGCGCCCGCCGGGCCCCCGTCGGCACCGACTTCCTCGCCTGGGCCGCCGGGCAGGTGGGGGAGGACGGTGCCCGGGCGGCGGCGCACTACATGGGGGTGGCCCTCTTCCACCACGACCCTGGATCGCTGTCCGCCGCCTTCGTGCAGGAACGGCTCCGCCGGGCCGCCGCGCTGCCGCCCGAAGCCCGCTACCCCGTCGGGGGCTGGGGCCAACTCGTCGGCCGGATGGCCTCGCGGGCCTGGGACCTCGGCGTAGGCATCGAGACCGGCGCCCGTGTCGGCCCCGGCGACCTGGCCGGGCTGCGGAGCGGCGGGCCGGTGATCGTCGCCACGCACCTGGAGTCGGCCCGGTCCCTCCTCGACGACCCCTCCCTGACCTGGACCGGCGGCCGTACCGCGCTCCTCGACCTGGCCGTGAGGACCCGCCGGGGCGACCCGTTCGTCGTGTCCGACCTCGACGCCCCCGGCTGGATCGAACGGTTCACCGCTCAGGACCACACCCTCGCACCGGCCGGCGAACAGCTCGTGCAGGCGCAGATCCCCCTCGCCCCCGGTGCTCCTCGTGGCGAAGCCGTCCGCCGGGCCGAGGACATGCTGGACCTCGGCTTCCCCGGCTGGCGGGAACGCACCACCTGGCGCCGGGAAGCGCTGGCCTCCGGGCGCACGGGCGCCGTCGACCCGCCGGGCACGACCTGGCGGGACCGTCCGGCCGTCGACCGCGGGAACGGGTTCCTGCTCGCGGGGGACATGGTCGCCGCCCCGGGGCTCCTCAGCGAGGTCTCGTTCAACAGCGGCATCGCCGCCGCGGTCCTGGCCGTACGGCAGCTGGGAAGGGACGGACGCGCCACCACCGGGCGTGACCTCAACAGCACTTGA
- a CDS encoding GNAT family N-acetyltransferase, which produces MIREATPADVPAIHAMIRELADYEKALDEAKATEEQLREALFGGRPAAYAHIAVSDEDGEVVGFALWFLNFSTWRGVHGVYLEDLYVRPERRGGGHGKALLAELARICVERGYGRLEWSVLDWNAPSIAFYESLGARPQDGWTVYRLDDSALGRLGAA; this is translated from the coding sequence ATGATTCGTGAAGCAACTCCCGCCGACGTCCCCGCGATCCACGCCATGATCCGTGAGCTGGCCGACTACGAGAAGGCGCTGGACGAGGCGAAGGCCACCGAGGAGCAGCTGCGTGAGGCGCTCTTCGGGGGACGGCCCGCCGCCTACGCGCACATCGCGGTGTCGGACGAGGACGGCGAGGTGGTCGGCTTCGCGCTGTGGTTCCTCAACTTCTCGACGTGGCGCGGGGTCCACGGCGTGTATCTGGAAGATCTGTATGTGCGCCCGGAGCGGCGCGGCGGAGGCCATGGCAAGGCGCTGCTCGCCGAACTGGCGCGGATCTGCGTGGAGCGCGGGTACGGGCGCCTGGAGTGGTCGGTGCTGGACTGGAACGCCCCGTCCATCGCCTTCTACGAGTCGCTCGGCGCGCGTCCGCAGGACGGGTGGACCGTGTACCGGCTTGACGACAGCGCGCTGGGACGGCTCGGCGCGGCCTGA
- a CDS encoding aminoglycoside phosphotransferase family protein, giving the protein MIEVPGELVESLRVHGGARGRDFADALPGLAARFLEEWGLRLDGRAMYGMCALVLPVARENGTRSALKLQAIDEETAGEPVALRAWSAAGAGAVGVLEYDGATGSMLLERLDERRPLAGVADVRESVRILAEALAGLVAVPAPAGMRRLGDLASRMLDAAPGTVAGLAAEHERRLLLDCAAAVREVAGEPGDRLLHWDLHYDNILAGRAEDGRAGEWVVLDPKPLAGDPGFELFPALDNRFDAAEVLWRFDLLTGVLGLDRERARAWTLGRVLQNGLWAVGEGRTRLSPDHAEIARRLLGRG; this is encoded by the coding sequence GTGATCGAGGTTCCGGGCGAGCTGGTCGAGAGTCTGCGGGTCCATGGCGGAGCGAGGGGGCGGGATTTCGCGGACGCGCTGCCCGGGCTGGCCGCGCGGTTCCTCGAGGAGTGGGGGCTGCGGCTCGACGGCCGCGCGATGTACGGGATGTGCGCGCTGGTGCTTCCCGTGGCGCGGGAGAACGGCACGCGGTCGGCGCTGAAGCTCCAGGCGATCGACGAGGAGACCGCGGGGGAACCCGTCGCGCTGCGGGCCTGGAGCGCCGCGGGCGCCGGTGCGGTGGGTGTTCTGGAGTACGACGGGGCCACCGGGTCGATGCTGCTGGAACGGCTCGACGAGCGACGCCCGTTGGCCGGTGTCGCCGATGTCCGCGAGTCCGTGCGGATCCTCGCGGAGGCCCTGGCCGGGCTCGTCGCCGTACCGGCTCCGGCAGGGATGCGGCGGCTGGGCGACCTGGCCTCCCGGATGCTGGACGCGGCCCCCGGGACGGTCGCCGGGCTGGCCGCGGAGCACGAGCGGCGGCTGCTGCTGGACTGCGCGGCGGCGGTACGGGAGGTGGCCGGGGAGCCCGGGGACAGGCTGCTGCACTGGGACCTGCACTACGACAACATCCTCGCCGGCCGCGCGGAGGACGGGCGGGCCGGCGAGTGGGTCGTGCTGGACCCGAAGCCGCTGGCGGGCGACCCGGGGTTCGAGCTGTTCCCGGCGCTGGACAACAGGTTCGACGCCGCAGAGGTGCTGTGGAGGTTCGACCTGCTGACGGGCGTGCTGGGCCTCGACCGGGAACGCGCCCGGGCGTGGACGCTGGGGCGGGTGCTGCAGAACGGGTTGTGGGCGGTCGGTGAGGGGCGGACGCGGCTTTCGCCGGACCACGCGGAGATCGCCCGCCGGCTGCTGGGGCGGGGGTGA
- a CDS encoding NAD(P)/FAD-dependent oxidoreductase: protein MSTVSTVNGGISFWYAHEGTPSPREPLPGDGTADVCIVGGGYTGLWTAYYLKKAVPFLNITVLEAKFCGFGASGRNGGWLYNGIAGRDRYAKLHGHDAAVRLQRAMNDTVGEVVRTAGEEGIEADIHHGGVLEVAHTPAQLARLKDFHSVEIAFGETDRVLRGARETAERIRVSGAVGSSWTPHGARLHPAKLVKGLADVVEALGVTIHESTPVTEIRPKHAVTPYGTVRAPYVLRCTEGFTAGIKGHTRTWLPMNSSMIVTEPLPEAVWDTIGWDGRETLGDMAHAYMYAQRTADDRIALGGRGVPYRYGSAAANVNTTARTQPATIEALRDLLVRFFPTTAGTRIDHAWSGVLGVPRDWCATVTLDRSTGLGWAGGYVGSGVATANLAARTLRDLIQQDSGQAGPTELTALPWVNHKVRRWEPEPFRWLGVHTLYAAYRAADRREATSSRAATDRIAKVADRIVGRH, encoded by the coding sequence ATGAGCACCGTCAGTACCGTCAACGGCGGCATTTCGTTCTGGTACGCCCACGAGGGCACCCCCTCCCCCCGCGAGCCCCTGCCCGGCGACGGCACCGCCGACGTCTGCATCGTCGGCGGCGGCTACACCGGGCTCTGGACGGCGTACTACCTGAAGAAGGCGGTGCCCTTCCTCAACATCACCGTCCTGGAAGCCAAGTTCTGCGGTTTCGGCGCCTCCGGACGCAACGGCGGCTGGCTCTACAACGGCATCGCGGGCCGCGACCGCTACGCGAAACTCCACGGCCACGACGCCGCCGTACGCCTCCAGCGAGCCATGAACGACACCGTCGGCGAGGTCGTCCGCACCGCCGGGGAGGAGGGCATCGAGGCCGACATCCACCACGGCGGTGTCCTCGAAGTCGCCCACACCCCGGCCCAGCTGGCACGCCTCAAGGACTTCCACTCCGTCGAGATCGCGTTCGGCGAGACGGACCGTGTGCTCCGGGGCGCCCGTGAGACCGCCGAACGCATCCGCGTCAGCGGGGCCGTCGGCTCCAGCTGGACGCCGCACGGTGCGCGACTGCACCCGGCCAAGCTCGTCAAGGGCCTCGCCGACGTCGTGGAAGCCCTCGGCGTCACGATCCACGAGTCCACCCCCGTCACCGAGATCAGGCCCAAGCACGCCGTCACCCCGTACGGCACGGTGCGCGCCCCTTATGTCCTGCGCTGCACCGAGGGCTTCACCGCAGGCATCAAGGGCCACACCCGCACCTGGCTCCCCATGAACTCCTCGATGATCGTCACGGAGCCCCTCCCCGAGGCGGTGTGGGACACCATCGGCTGGGACGGCCGCGAGACCCTCGGCGACATGGCCCACGCCTACATGTACGCCCAGCGCACGGCCGACGACCGCATCGCCCTCGGCGGTCGTGGTGTCCCCTACCGCTACGGCTCCGCCGCCGCCAACGTCAACACAACGGCCCGCACACAGCCCGCCACGATCGAGGCCCTGCGCGACCTGCTGGTCCGCTTCTTCCCCACCACGGCGGGCACCCGCATCGACCACGCCTGGTCCGGTGTGCTCGGCGTACCCCGCGACTGGTGCGCCACCGTCACCCTGGACCGCAGCACCGGCCTCGGCTGGGCCGGCGGCTACGTCGGCTCGGGCGTCGCCACCGCCAACCTCGCCGCGCGCACCCTGCGTGACCTGATCCAGCAGGACTCCGGCCAGGCCGGCCCGACCGAACTGACCGCCCTGCCCTGGGTGAACCACAAGGTGCGCCGGTGGGAACCCGAACCCTTCCGCTGGCTGGGCGTCCACACCCTCTACGCCGCCTACCGCGCCGCCGACCGCCGCGAGGCCACCTCGTCCCGGGCCGCCACCGACCGGATCGCGAAGGTGGCGGACCGCATCGTCGGCCGCCACTGA
- a CDS encoding TNT domain-containing protein produces MRVLRNIAWSAIASLLLLVGPAPAAAHADTGDRVRPQAQCPTEGRTRGTAGAPNPALEQYYLGDWRLGPRVLPKTGAIGRMLRGYDRTGPTSAYWFLGCYWQTNPLTGESGWWYPDHDGFVLDRAGDPVQKPLTLRVGQLVDLFGSGRGNFLAPAGTPYAKRAIPPSNLVRYTDDYPYSYHLYRVTEAFTVQAGRIRPWFGQPGLGIQYKTAERVSELVTAQKLEALN; encoded by the coding sequence ATGCGGGTGCTGCGGAATATCGCCTGGAGTGCGATCGCCTCGCTGCTCCTCCTCGTCGGCCCGGCACCGGCGGCCGCCCACGCCGACACCGGTGACAGGGTCCGCCCCCAGGCCCAGTGTCCGACCGAGGGCCGGACGCGCGGCACGGCCGGAGCGCCCAACCCGGCCCTGGAGCAGTACTACCTCGGTGACTGGCGGCTCGGCCCCCGCGTCCTGCCGAAGACCGGCGCCATCGGCAGGATGCTGCGCGGCTACGACCGCACGGGTCCGACGTCGGCGTACTGGTTCCTCGGGTGCTACTGGCAGACCAACCCCCTGACCGGCGAGTCCGGTTGGTGGTACCCGGACCACGACGGCTTCGTCCTCGACCGTGCGGGCGACCCGGTGCAGAAGCCGCTGACGCTCCGCGTGGGCCAGCTGGTCGACCTCTTCGGCAGCGGACGCGGCAACTTCCTCGCCCCCGCCGGCACGCCGTACGCCAAGCGCGCCATCCCGCCGAGCAACCTCGTCAGGTACACCGACGACTACCCCTACAGCTACCACCTGTACCGGGTGACGGAAGCGTTCACGGTGCAGGCCGGCCGCATCCGGCCCTGGTTCGGGCAGCCCGGTCTGGGGATCCAGTACAAGACGGCCGAACGGGTCTCGGAGCTGGTCACCGCCCAGAAGCTCGAAGCCCTGAACTGA
- a CDS encoding ABC transporter ATP-binding protein encodes MASVTFDKASRVYPGSTKPAVDQLEIDIEDGEFLVLVGPSGCGKSTSLRMLAGLEDVNGGAIRIGDRDVTHLPPKDRDIAMVFQNYALYPHMSVADNMGFALKIAGVNKTEIRAKVEEAAKMLDLTDYLDRKPKALSGGQRQRVAMGRAIVREPQVFLMDEPLSNLDAKLRVSTRTQIASLQRRLGITTVYVTHDQVEALTMGDRVAVLKDGLLQQVDSPRNMYDRPANLFVAGFIGSPAMNLVEVPITDGGVKFGNSVVPVSRAALSAAADRGDRTVTVGIRPEHFDIVEHGGAAAHGLSKGTADAPAGLAVSVNVVEELGADGFVYGAAQVGGEHKDLVVRVGGRAVPEKGTELHVVPRPDELHVFATSTGERLTD; translated from the coding sequence ATGGCCAGTGTCACGTTCGACAAGGCGTCCCGCGTCTACCCCGGCTCCACGAAGCCGGCTGTGGACCAGCTCGAGATCGACATCGAGGACGGCGAGTTCCTCGTCCTCGTCGGTCCTTCCGGTTGCGGCAAGTCGACCTCCCTGCGCATGCTCGCGGGTCTCGAGGACGTCAACGGCGGCGCCATCCGCATCGGTGACCGCGACGTCACGCACCTGCCCCCGAAGGACCGGGACATCGCCATGGTGTTCCAGAACTACGCGCTCTACCCGCACATGTCCGTCGCGGACAACATGGGCTTCGCCCTCAAGATCGCCGGTGTGAACAAGACCGAGATCCGGGCGAAGGTCGAAGAGGCCGCCAAGATGCTGGACCTCACCGACTACCTGGACCGCAAGCCGAAGGCGCTCTCCGGTGGTCAGCGCCAGCGTGTGGCCATGGGCCGCGCCATCGTGCGTGAGCCCCAGGTCTTCCTCATGGACGAGCCGCTGTCGAACCTCGACGCCAAGCTCCGCGTGTCGACGCGTACGCAGATCGCCTCGCTGCAGCGCCGCCTCGGCATCACCACCGTCTACGTGACCCACGACCAGGTCGAGGCCCTCACCATGGGCGACCGCGTGGCAGTCCTCAAGGACGGTCTGCTCCAGCAGGTCGACTCGCCGCGCAACATGTACGACCGCCCGGCGAACCTCTTCGTGGCCGGCTTCATCGGCTCCCCGGCGATGAACCTCGTCGAGGTCCCGATCACCGACGGTGGCGTGAAGTTCGGCAACAGCGTCGTCCCGGTCTCCCGCGCCGCGCTCTCCGCCGCCGCCGACCGAGGTGACCGCACCGTCACGGTCGGCATCCGCCCGGAGCACTTCGACATCGTCGAGCACGGTGGCGCCGCCGCGCACGGCCTGTCCAAGGGCACCGCCGACGCCCCGGCCGGCCTGGCCGTCTCCGTCAACGTCGTCGAGGAGCTCGGCGCCGACGGCTTCGTCTACGGTGCCGCGCAGGTCGGTGGCGAGCACAAGGACCTGGTCGTTCGTGTCGGCGGCCGCGCCGTCCCGGAGAAGGGCACCGAGCTGCACGTCGTGCCGCGCCCGGACGAGCTGCACGTCTTCGCCACCTCGACCGGTGAGCGCCTGACCGACTGA
- a CDS encoding nucleotidyltransferase family protein, translating into MHTYPTQAVILAGGQGSRLRPYTDDRPKPMVEIPGTGTPIIGHQLSWLASEGVTDAVISCGHLAGVLQEWLDSAALPLRVTTVVETEPLGRGGGLKHAATRLPDPSEPWYATNGDIWTRFSLREMAAFHAERDATATLALARPRIPWGAVETDAFGHITDFIESPPSPYLINAGVYVFAPSFTALLPDRGDHERTTFPRLARERRLAGYPLPQGAYWRAIDTAKDLTEAAKELGAHVDG; encoded by the coding sequence ATGCATACGTATCCGACGCAGGCCGTGATCCTGGCGGGTGGCCAGGGGTCACGGCTGCGCCCGTACACCGATGACCGCCCCAAGCCGATGGTCGAGATCCCGGGAACCGGGACGCCGATCATCGGCCATCAGCTGTCCTGGCTGGCCTCCGAGGGCGTCACCGATGCCGTGATCTCGTGCGGCCATCTCGCCGGTGTCCTGCAGGAATGGCTGGACTCCGCCGCACTTCCTCTGCGCGTCACGACCGTCGTCGAGACAGAGCCTCTCGGCCGGGGCGGCGGTCTCAAGCACGCCGCCACGCGGCTCCCCGATCCGTCGGAACCCTGGTACGCCACGAACGGCGACATCTGGACCCGCTTCTCCCTGCGGGAGATGGCCGCCTTCCACGCGGAGCGGGACGCCACCGCGACGCTCGCGCTGGCCCGCCCGCGGATTCCGTGGGGCGCCGTGGAGACGGACGCCTTCGGGCACATCACCGACTTCATCGAGTCTCCGCCGTCGCCGTACCTGATCAACGCGGGCGTGTACGTCTTCGCTCCCTCCTTCACGGCGCTGCTGCCGGACCGGGGCGACCACGAGCGTACGACGTTCCCCCGGCTGGCCCGCGAGCGCCGGCTGGCCGGATACCCGCTGCCGCAGGGCGCCTACTGGCGGGCCATCGACACCGCGAAGGACCTCACCGAGGCCGCGAAGGAACTGGGCGCCCACGTGGACGGCTGA
- a CDS encoding DoxX family membrane protein: protein MSVDTRTPRFDDQPALSMTKVDSDPAQVIVSHASFRVQLAPGQRTRLRPLGSAGPARIPAMSGAGARRRAPVVWSGRSEPGDPGASGLLQAVRNSTVGHLDTRPGGDFGAGYDDAGGGTQVIPRLDETQPNPVVPAPHRHGGGRSGPLLPPMRQAVGAYDSAGTPPHDGYDTGYADDSGDGEGRDGATAGERRHAADNVRHAYYPDRRMNLGVVLLPLRVLLGFISIYAGMGKLCDPAYFEGGDRGSMVKWLTSLHPWSAAEPLRDFALSHPVGAGLLVAFLQVVVGVLTVLGLWQRVAAAFGALLSAALLVTVSWRSVATYGVSDIIFLAAWSPLVIAGAPVYSLDGRLAGEAWRTLGPRSEIGDLRRRVLRRGSAVATVVVGLTLLVGSMLGGAVRSSEVVTVPGPDSYPTNQLPGSPLPGEPKAKKRKPSSSPEGRRPETSPSSAPGTPSAKESTPGSDSSRESGPTAGASTGQPSQTQGTGQAPPQEPEPQEPPAGDPGPSSSGSSSSGGATGGSDGGGSDGGSGGGSSGGAGQNPIGGLLG, encoded by the coding sequence ATGAGTGTGGACACCAGAACGCCGCGGTTCGACGACCAACCCGCCCTGAGCATGACGAAGGTGGACAGCGACCCCGCGCAGGTCATCGTCAGCCACGCCAGCTTCCGGGTGCAGCTCGCCCCGGGTCAGCGCACACGTCTGCGCCCCCTGGGCTCCGCCGGGCCGGCGCGGATCCCCGCCATGAGCGGAGCGGGAGCCCGCAGGCGGGCTCCCGTCGTCTGGAGCGGCAGGTCCGAGCCGGGCGACCCCGGTGCGAGCGGACTCCTGCAGGCCGTACGGAACTCCACCGTCGGCCACCTCGACACCCGCCCCGGCGGCGACTTCGGCGCGGGCTACGACGACGCGGGCGGTGGCACCCAGGTCATCCCGCGCCTCGACGAGACCCAGCCCAACCCCGTGGTCCCCGCACCCCACCGGCACGGTGGCGGCCGCAGCGGCCCCCTGCTGCCCCCCATGCGGCAGGCCGTCGGCGCCTACGACTCCGCGGGCACACCGCCGCACGACGGATACGACACCGGCTACGCCGACGATTCCGGGGACGGCGAGGGCCGTGACGGAGCCACCGCCGGGGAGCGCCGTCACGCCGCCGACAACGTCCGGCACGCCTACTACCCCGACCGCAGGATGAACCTCGGGGTCGTGCTCCTCCCGTTGCGCGTCCTGCTCGGTTTCATCTCGATCTACGCCGGCATGGGCAAGCTCTGCGACCCCGCCTACTTCGAGGGCGGCGACCGGGGCTCCATGGTCAAGTGGCTGACCTCGCTGCACCCGTGGTCCGCCGCGGAGCCGCTGCGCGACTTCGCGCTGTCCCACCCTGTCGGCGCCGGGCTCCTGGTCGCCTTCCTCCAGGTCGTCGTGGGCGTCCTGACGGTCCTCGGCCTGTGGCAGCGGGTCGCCGCCGCCTTCGGCGCCCTGCTCTCGGCAGCCCTCCTGGTGACGGTCAGCTGGCGCAGCGTCGCCACGTACGGCGTCTCGGACATCATCTTCCTGGCAGCCTGGAGCCCGCTCGTCATCGCGGGTGCCCCCGTCTACTCCCTGGACGGGCGGCTCGCGGGCGAGGCCTGGCGCACACTGGGCCCGCGGTCGGAGATCGGGGACCTCCGCCGCCGGGTGCTGCGCCGGGGCAGTGCGGTGGCCACCGTGGTCGTCGGTCTGACGCTGCTCGTCGGTTCCATGCTGGGCGGAGCGGTCCGTTCCAGCGAGGTCGTCACGGTGCCGGGCCCCGACAGCTACCCGACCAACCAGCTGCCCGGCTCTCCGCTCCCCGGCGAGCCCAAGGCGAAGAAGCGCAAGCCTTCCAGCAGCCCTGAGGGCCGCCGTCCGGAGACGTCTCCCTCCAGTGCCCCCGGTACCCCGTCGGCCAAGGAGTCCACCCCGGGTTCCGACTCCTCACGTGAGTCCGGCCCGACCGCGGGGGCGAGCACGGGGCAGCCCAGCCAGACGCAGGGCACCGGGCAGGCTCCGCCGCAGGAGCCGGAGCCGCAGGAGCCGCCGGCCGGGGACCCGGGCCCCAGCTCCTCGGGTTCCAGCAGTTCCGGCGGTGCCACCGGTGGTTCGGACGGCGGCGGTTCGGACGGGGGCTCCGGGGGCGGTTCGTCCGGTGGCGCCGGCCAGAACCCGATCGGCGGTCTGCTCGGCTGA
- the rlmB gene encoding 23S rRNA (guanosine(2251)-2'-O)-methyltransferase RlmB, with the protein MAGNSQRRNRRTSNKKGMQVGSGGQRRRGLEGKGPTPPASVRKGHKKNRVANAQAKQAAARRPAPRRGGAKGTSEMVVGRNPVFEALRDGVPATTLYVQQYIDNDERVREALQLAGERGNIHLMEAPRPELDRMTNGLNHQGLVLQVPPYEYAHPEDLTAAAYDNNEDPLIVALDGVTDPRNLGAIVRSVSAFGGHGVVVPERRAAGMTAGAWKSSAGTAARTPVSRVTNLTRALEGYQKAGLTVVGLAADGEHTVEDLQELAGPVVIVIGSEGKGLGRLVGETCDYRVRISMPGGAESLNAGVAAGIVLYEVARRRA; encoded by the coding sequence ATGGCCGGGAACAGCCAGCGCAGGAACCGCCGCACGTCCAACAAGAAGGGCATGCAGGTCGGCAGCGGTGGCCAGCGACGCCGTGGTCTCGAAGGCAAGGGACCGACGCCGCCCGCCTCCGTCCGTAAGGGACACAAGAAGAACAGGGTGGCGAACGCCCAGGCCAAGCAGGCCGCGGCCCGCCGTCCCGCCCCGCGCCGTGGTGGCGCCAAGGGCACCTCGGAGATGGTCGTCGGCCGTAACCCGGTCTTCGAGGCGCTGCGCGACGGTGTCCCCGCGACCACGCTCTACGTCCAGCAGTACATCGACAACGACGAGCGGGTCCGCGAGGCGCTGCAGCTCGCCGGTGAGCGCGGCAACATCCACCTCATGGAGGCCCCGCGCCCCGAGCTCGACCGGATGACGAACGGCCTGAACCACCAGGGCCTCGTCCTCCAGGTCCCGCCCTACGAGTACGCGCACCCGGAGGACCTCACCGCCGCCGCGTACGACAACAACGAGGACCCGCTGATCGTCGCGCTCGACGGCGTCACCGACCCCCGTAACCTCGGCGCGATCGTGCGCTCCGTCTCCGCCTTCGGCGGTCACGGCGTGGTCGTCCCCGAGCGCCGGGCGGCCGGCATGACGGCCGGGGCCTGGAAGTCCTCGGCCGGCACCGCGGCTCGTACTCCCGTCTCGCGCGTCACCAATCTGACCCGCGCCCTTGAGGGCTACCAGAAGGCGGGCCTCACCGTGGTCGGCCTCGCCGCCGACGGCGAGCACACCGTCGAGGACCTGCAGGAGCTGGCGGGCCCCGTCGTCATCGTCATCGGCAGCGAGGGCAAGGGGCTCGGCCGCCTCGTCGGCGAGACGTGCGACTACCGGGTCCGGATCTCGATGCCGGGCGGCGCCGAATCGCTGAACGCCGGTGTGGCCGCGGGCATCGTGCTCTACGAGGTGGCCCGCCGCCGGGCGTGA
- the cysS gene encoding cysteine--tRNA ligase, with protein MTIRLHDTNARQIRDFTPLTAGCVSIYLCGATVQAAPHIGHIRSGLNFDIMRRWFEYRGYDVTFIRNVTDIDDKIIKKSAEQGRPWWAIGYENERAFNAGYDTLGCLPPTYEPRATGHITEMVEMMRGLIERGHAYEADGNVYFDVRSYEGYLELSNQDLDDLRQPSGDNETGKRDLRDFAMWKAAKPGEPSWETPWGRGRPGWHLECSAMAHKYLGSAFDIHGGGIDLIFPHHENEIAQAKAFGDEFAKYWVHNGWVTMSGEKMSKSLGNSVLVSEMVKAWRPIVLRYYLGTPHYRSMIEYSEDSLREAESAFARIEGFVQRVVEKAGGPVAAAAEVPPAFAEAMDDDLGVPQALAIVHTTVRQGNSALAADDKEAAVARLAEVRAMLGVLGLDPLDPHWAGESDRGEDLHGVVDTLVRLVLDQRQSARERKDWPAADAIRDQLNQSGIVIEDGPTGPRWTLGPR; from the coding sequence GTGACTATTCGCCTGCACGACACCAACGCCCGGCAGATCCGTGACTTCACCCCGCTCACAGCGGGCTGCGTCTCGATCTACCTCTGTGGCGCGACTGTCCAGGCCGCCCCGCACATCGGTCACATCCGGTCGGGGCTGAACTTCGACATCATGCGCCGCTGGTTCGAGTACCGCGGTTACGACGTCACGTTCATCAGGAACGTCACCGACATCGACGACAAAATCATCAAGAAGTCGGCCGAGCAGGGGCGCCCCTGGTGGGCCATCGGCTACGAGAACGAGCGGGCGTTCAACGCCGGTTACGACACCCTGGGCTGCCTCCCGCCGACGTACGAGCCGCGCGCCACCGGCCACATCACCGAGATGGTCGAGATGATGCGCGGCCTCATCGAGCGCGGCCACGCCTACGAGGCCGACGGCAACGTCTACTTCGACGTGCGCTCGTACGAGGGATATCTCGAGCTGTCCAACCAGGACCTGGACGACCTGCGCCAGCCCTCGGGCGACAACGAGACCGGCAAGCGCGACCTGCGGGACTTCGCCATGTGGAAGGCCGCCAAGCCCGGCGAGCCGAGCTGGGAGACCCCGTGGGGCCGCGGCCGGCCCGGCTGGCACCTGGAGTGCTCGGCGATGGCCCACAAGTACCTCGGCAGCGCCTTCGACATCCACGGCGGCGGCATCGACCTGATCTTCCCGCACCACGAGAACGAGATCGCCCAGGCCAAGGCCTTCGGCGACGAGTTCGCGAAGTACTGGGTGCACAACGGCTGGGTCACGATGTCCGGCGAGAAGATGTCGAAGTCCCTCGGCAACTCCGTCCTGGTCAGCGAGATGGTGAAGGCCTGGCGCCCCATCGTCCTGCGGTACTACCTCGGCACCCCGCACTACCGTTCCATGATCGAGTACAGCGAGGACTCCCTGCGCGAGGCCGAGTCGGCCTTCGCGCGGATCGAGGGCTTCGTCCAGCGCGTGGTGGAGAAGGCCGGGGGTCCGGTCGCGGCCGCCGCCGAGGTGCCGCCCGCGTTCGCCGAGGCGATGGACGACGACCTGGGCGTCCCGCAGGCGCTCGCGATCGTCCACACCACGGTCCGGCAGGGCAACTCCGCTCTCGCGGCCGACGACAAGGAGGCCGCGGTCGCGCGTCTCGCCGAGGTGCGCGCCATGCTCGGCGTCCTCGGTCTGGACCCGCTCGACCCGCACTGGGCGGGCGAGAGCGACCGCGGTGAGGATCTGCACGGCGTGGTCGACACCCTCGTACGGCTGGTCCTCGACCAGCGGCAGTCGGCACGCGAGCGGAAGGACTGGCCCGCCGCCGATGCCATCCGCGACCAGCTCAACCAGTCCGGCATCGTCATCGAGGACGGCCCCACGGGGCCCCGGTGGACGCTCGGGCCGCGCTGA